The proteins below come from a single Cryptococcus gattii WM276 chromosome D, complete sequence genomic window:
- a CDS encoding Hypothetical protein (Similar to TIGR gene model, INSD accession AAW42822.1; CND04260) produces MASTARAKSVRNILMELRKVCQHPYLSAPELEAFDLPPEEQHRQLLNASGKLQFLKLLIPKLIARGHRILLFSQISCMAIISSICVLTEIPNKHRGKSPWTYSMRLTQIIIYFFLQHELEAWGLIWPPQTRSFCTTLISILIRINRAYRYGQKKTVLVFKLMVKGSVEETIMNKGKRKMVLDHLVVQQMGKETEENDFEDLFLKGVEGMYSGQGSINIPDINYNSKNVDELIDRVEADAEAEAKAITERKRESENGVVKQIKSKQGVQFQFSKIWEAGQNELVHDEVQETVKDDEEEEDVDWEQLMVTVQAERQLRLQKEMGESRMRRKVKPKEGIYRIDDDFEVNEKKRRRSKGKGREGQLSSSDAEYMEGALSDDDSATDMPDIDLETMEDDLSTDPMLAKLSSGVKRKRSKKTPNNAFNQSTIPPKSVFHVGANETPSGNLAPHSAQSELSSIEPRQINLMLYSSLSEAGPPGSVASVNTPEVANDASSSLKKKRTIDSTQARQTHIQSHHVTPPIEITAAQNILQWLFLIIRELSWHRHVGYWAALSLRELPLEKRKKIYYTVAADVDVYLRRLRQPPYFLEREQREAVERLLGSAWPIIPDASAPIAVPERAAALTDQSFSVSGSGYKEGALAPIRPVPPKHVSETSAILAGTTPPEVPENNGNTGDPAKSLLNTVASQDTVSPPDVRAAGLSSSFKEKEHVQNRSDTTDAGSCNVPLTPQISEQTMNSTIQMPVVDVLTPSLSTGIAPVETSQSASLPIESPSVSCQQGRVKPTHSTDSSPREMNVQISAARDIQKSKEGASVVESVPLASASDPALTHPYLKSRSILPNQLSSSQVVKGTLSSSSRQSSEVIVAGSSAEPSRCEYCLEDGHKLQDCQRMYSIETLEKAFFAIQQSNLPAGQKRRDLEILESLKSLLIKAGKLHKDYHFPDPTPFAVKSNKSRSPNASHPIAPESRAQGQLILGGVDGHTPKEGKHDISASERPVRACIQATGDRKSLKRKIRRLKEKIDELTNAPGERETDKQHAEMIVLRNMQSSLFDCYKNWPKERPSGP; encoded by the exons ATGGCCTCAACAGCTCGCGCAAAGAGCGTGAGGAACATCCTTATGGAG CTAAGGAAAGTTTGCCAACATCCTTATCTCTCTGCACCAGAACTGGAAGCATTCGATTTACCTCCAGAAGAGCAGCATAGGCAGCTCCTCAACGCCAGCGGGAAACTCCAATTTCTGAAGTTACTTATACCCAAGTTGATTGCCAGGGGGCATAGAATTTTACTCTTTAGTCAA ATTTCCTGTATGGCGATAATATCAAGCATCTGCGTCTTGACGGAGATACCCAACAAGCACAGAGGCAAAAGTCCATGGACCTATTCAATGCGCCTAACTCAGATTATCATATATTTCTTCTTACAACACGAGCTGGAGGCGTGGGGATTAATTTGGCCTCCGCAGACACGATCATTCTGCACGACCCTGATTTCAATCCTCATCAGGATCAACAG AGCGTACAGATATGGGCAAAAAAAGACGGTGCTCGTGTTCAAGTTGATGGTCAAAGGAAGCGTGGAAG AAACTATCATGAACAAAGGCAAAAGAAAGATGGTATTGGACCATCTTGTTGTCCAACAAATGGGCAAAGAAACCGAAGAAAATGATTTCGAAGACCTGTTTCTAAAAGGAGTTGAAGGCATGTACTCTGGCCAGGGCAGCATCAACATACCTGATATTAACTACAACTCCAAGAATGTGGACGAGCTTATTGATAGGGTTGAAGCTGACGCTGAGGCGGAAGCCAAGGCCATAACCGAACGCAAGAGAGAGAGCGAAAATGGGGTAGTCAAGCAGATCAAGTCAAAGCAAGGTGTTCAGTTTCAGTTCTCAAAGATTTGGGAGGCTGGTCAAAATGAGTTAGTCCATGATGAAGTGCAAGAGACCGtgaaagatgatgaggaagaggaggatgtgGACTGGGAACAGCTGATGGTCACCGTTCAAGCTGAGCGTCAACTGCGGCTTCAAAAAGAGATGGGAGAGAGCAGAATGAGGAGAAAGGTGAAACCAAAGGAAGGAATCTATAGAATCGACGATGACTTCGAAGTTAAcgaaaagaaaagaagaaggagtAAAGGAAAGGGCAGAGAAGGTCAATTGTCATCTTCAGACGCAGAGTATATGGAGGGCGCATTGAGCGACGATGACTCTGCGACTGATATGCCTGACATAGACCTGGAAACGATGGAAGACGACTTATCGACTGATCCCATGCTTGCAAAGTTGTCAAGTGGAGTCAAAAGGAAAAGGTCCAAAAAGACTCCTAATAATGCCTTCAATCAATCCACGATACCACCAAAGTCCGTTTTTCACGTTGGTGCTAATGAAACTCCATCCGGAAACTTAGCACCTCATTCTGCTCAATCCGAACTTTCTTCCATCGAGCCGCGGCAAATCAACCTCATGCTATACTCAAGCTTATCCGAGGCAGGGCCCCCCGGGTCAGTGGCGTCTGTCAATACACCTGAAGTAGCGAACGAtgcttcttcatctttaaaaaagaaaagaacAATTGACTCTACTCAAGCAAGGCAAACACATATCCAGAGTCATCACGTTACACCTCCTATTGAGATAACTGCTGCTCAAAATATCCTACAATGGCTTTTTCTGATAATCCGGGAGCTTTCCTGGCACCGCCATGTAGGGTACTGGGCCGCGTTGAGCTTACGTGAACTACCCCTGGAAAAGCGAAAAAAAATCTATTATACTGTCGCGGCGGACGTCGATGTCTACCTTCGTCGTCTTCGACAACCCCCGTACTTTTTAGAGCGAGAGCAGCGTGAAGCTGTTGAGAGATTACTGGGAAGTGCATGGCCTATCATACCTGACGCCTCTGCTCCTATAGCAGTGCCGGAAAGGGCGGCTGCTCTCACGGATCAGTCATTTTCAGTTAGCGGCTCAGGGTATAAGGAAGGCGCACTTGCTCCCATCCGTCCTGTTCCTCCAAAGCATGTGTCAGAAACTTCGGCAATCTTGGCTGGTACCACACCCCCTGAGGTCCCTGAGAACAATGGAAATACTGGCGACCCTGCGAAATCACTTTTAAATACTGTGGCCTCTCAAGATACTGTGTCTCCACCCGACGTTAGAGCTGCCGGgctctcttcctctttcaAAGAGAAGGAACATGTTCAGAACAGATCTGATACAACGGATGCTGGGAGCTGCAACGTCCCATTGACTCCACAAATTTCCGAACAGACCATGAATTCCACTATCCAAATGCCAGTGGTCGATGTTCTAACTCCATCCCTGTCTACTGGAATAGCACCAGTCGAAACCTCTCAGTCTGCATCTTTACCAATTGAGTCCCCTAGTGTATCATGTCAACAAGGGCGTGTGAAGCCGACACATTCCACTGATTCTTCTCCACGGGAGATGAATGTTCAAATCAGTGCCGCAAGGGACATTCAGAAGAGCAAAGAAGGCGCTTCTGTCGTAGAATCTGTACCATTGGCCAGCGCCTCCGACCCTGCATTGACTCATCCCTATTTGAAATCTCGGTCTATCTTGCCTAACCAGTTATCATCATCACAAGTCGTCAAAGGAACGctttcctcgtcttcaCGGCAGTCCTCCGAGGTTATCGTCGCTGGTAGCAGCGCCGAGCCTAGCCGCTGTGAATATTGTCTTGAGGATGGCCACAAGTTACAAGACTGTCAGCGGATGTATAGCATAGAAACACTAGAAAAAGCGTTTTTTGCAATTCAACAGTCAAATTTACCAGCGGGACAAAAG CGTAGGGATCTTGAGATACTGGAGAGTTTGAAGAGCTTGTTGATAAAAGCTGGGAAATTACACAAGGACTATCATTTTCCTGACCCAACCCCATTTGCTGTTAAGAGTAACAAATCTCGCTCTCCTAATGCCTCACACCCAATTGCACCCGAGTCTCGTGCTCAAGGTCAGCTAATACTTGGTGGAGTTGATGGACACACCCCAAAGGAGGGTAAGCACGATATATCTGCCTCTGAACG ACCTGTCCGTGCTTGCATCCAGGCCACCGGTGACAGAAAATCCCTGAAGAGAAAAATTAGGAGACTGAAGGAAAAAATTGATGAATTAACAAACGCCCCCGGAGAGCGTGAAACCGACAAGCAACATGCGGAAATGATTGTATTGAGAAACATGCAGTCATCACTTTTTGATTGCTATAAAAAC TGGCCTAAAGAACGACCATCAGGTCCTTGA